In one Arachis duranensis cultivar V14167 chromosome 9, aradu.V14167.gnm2.J7QH, whole genome shotgun sequence genomic region, the following are encoded:
- the LOC107467415 gene encoding uncharacterized protein At2g39795, mitochondrial isoform X3 — MWKRAFVGAATAAAALRRPFPSLIRGATSSSSSNSISSAVNSMLLRSLKDHYLEVAKMNMPPKVGPPSPFTIVKGALDSNGPVLKRNYGDEEITIYVMRLAANDDEDGDGGGGGGVIDQLFIHVDVSKPNQNECLMFLCGLYEDALGIHSVSMRPKLQESGGGYLLVPSQYAGPSFADLDESMRDAFHSYIEERGINDLFKFLQAWLYVKEHRNLLRWFKTMGLFIDGKKPPTPSS, encoded by the exons CCGCCGCCGCCGCCCTCCGCCGTCCATTCCCCTCGTTAATCCGCGGCGCCACCAGCAGCTCATCGTCCAACTCAATCTCTTCTGCCGTTAACTCGATGCTCCTCCGCTCCCTCAAAGACCACTATCTCGAAGTCGCCAAAATGAACATGCCCCCT AAAGTTGGACCTCCATCGCCGTTCACGATCGTAAAAGGCGCACTCGATTCTAACGGCCCCGTGCTGAAGCGGAACTACGGCGACGAAGAGATCACAATCTACGTCATGCGCTTGGCCGCCAACGACGACGAAGACGGCGacggcggcggcggcggcggaGTCATTGATCAACTGTTCATTCACGTGGATGTGTCGAAACCAAATCAGAACGAATGCTTGATGTTTCTGTGCGGATTATACGAAGATGCTCTGGGGATTCACTCAGTTTCAATGAGACCTAAGCTTCAAGAATCTGGTGGCGGTTACCTCCTCGTTCCTTCGCAATACGCTGGTCCATCTTTTGC AGACTTAGATGAATCCATGAGGGATGCATTTCACAGTTACATAGAGGAGAGAGGAATAAACGATCTCTTCAAGTTTCTACAAGCATGGCTCTATGTTAAAGAACATCGAAATCTATTGCGTTGGTTCAAAACCATGGGCTTGTTCATTGATGGCAAGAAGCCTCCTACGCCTTCCTCCTAA
- the LOC107467413 gene encoding uncharacterized protein LOC107467413 isoform X2: MKPPSLVSLCIGVIGKHLEDIITDLPEIAIGLPAEIKTAVAAIARRRKLLNDDVLIALADTSWEYLDVSGSDVSDVGLIKAAEVCRSIKALDISRCTKITATGISELVKHCRLLETLRCGGCPRSDHTARRCLSIFKPRLDYVEEDSWEELDTKEISSGAQSLRWLVWPNIDNNSLDEISTECPRIIVNLKSSPFGFMGTQVPWEALRNTVLDDVAVKDIDPKTWRGRGFAVKPASPSPSTSPELSVAEKFRLAFEERDNRLAPKRAKNARQHQRRAVRELMLMSTRAKAMVLASQASKSLHSRSS; the protein is encoded by the exons ATGAAGCCTCCAAGTTTGGTTAGCCTATGCATTGGAGTTATTGGAAAACATTTGGAGGATATTATTACGGATTTGCCGGAGATTGCTATCGGTTTGCCAGCTGAGATAaag ACGGCAGTGGCAGCTATTGCGAGACGGAGAAAGTTGTTGAATGATGATGTCCTGATTGCATTAGCTGATACTTCTTGGGAATACCTTGATGTCTCTGGATCAGATGTTTCCGACGTCGGCTTGATTAAAGCAGCCGAAGTATGCAGATCAATTAAAGCTCTGGATATAAG CCGATGTACCAAAATCACTGCTACTGGTATATCCGAACTTGTGAAGCACTGCCGTTTATTAGAGACATTGAGATGCGG AGGGTGTCCGAGGAGCGATCATACAGCTCGGAGGTGCTTGAGTATATTTAAACCGAGGCTGGACTATGTCGAGGAGGATTCCTGGGAGGAGCTCGATACGAAAGAAATTTCAAGTGGCGCGCAATCACTCCGGTGGCTAGTATGG CCAAACATCGACAATAATTCGTTAGACGAGATATCTACCGAGTGTCCGCGGATCATAGTGAACCTGAAGTCATCTCCGTTCGGGTTTATGGGAACTCAGGTTCCTTGGGAAGCGTTACGAAATACTGTATTGGATGATGTGGCTGTGAAGGATATTGATCCCAAGACATGGAGAGGGCGTGGTTTTGCAGTGAAGCCCGCTTCGCCCTCTCCTTCAACCTCCCCTGAATTATCAGTGGCCGAGAAATTCCGGCTCGCCTTTGAGGAAAGGGACAACCGGTTAGCTCCAAAGCGAGCGAAAAATGCACGGCAACACCAGCGTCGCGCAGTGCGAGAGTTGATGTTGATGagcacaagggctaaggcaaTGGTCTTGGCTTCACAAGCAAGCAAGTCTCTTCACAGCAGAAGCTCATAA
- the LOC107467415 gene encoding uncharacterized protein At2g39795, mitochondrial isoform X1 — MWKRAFVGAATAAAAALRRPFPSLIRGATSSSSSNSISSAVNSMLLRSLKDHYLEVAKMNMPPKVGPPSPFTIVKGALDSNGPVLKRNYGDEEITIYVMRLAANDDEDGDGGGGGGVIDQLFIHVDVSKPNQNECLMFLCGLYEDALGIHSVSMRPKLQESGGGYLLVPSQYAGPSFADLDESMRDAFHSYIEERGINDLFKFLQAWLYVKEHRNLLRWFKTMGLFIDGKKPPTPSS; from the exons ATGTGGAAGAGAGCCTTCGTCGGCGCCGCCACGGCCGCCGCCGCCGCCCTCCGCCGTCCATTCCCCTCGTTAATCCGCGGCGCCACCAGCAGCTCATCGTCCAACTCAATCTCTTCTGCCGTTAACTCGATGCTCCTCCGCTCCCTCAAAGACCACTATCTCGAAGTCGCCAAAATGAACATGCCCCCT AAAGTTGGACCTCCATCGCCGTTCACGATCGTAAAAGGCGCACTCGATTCTAACGGCCCCGTGCTGAAGCGGAACTACGGCGACGAAGAGATCACAATCTACGTCATGCGCTTGGCCGCCAACGACGACGAAGACGGCGacggcggcggcggcggcggaGTCATTGATCAACTGTTCATTCACGTGGATGTGTCGAAACCAAATCAGAACGAATGCTTGATGTTTCTGTGCGGATTATACGAAGATGCTCTGGGGATTCACTCAGTTTCAATGAGACCTAAGCTTCAAGAATCTGGTGGCGGTTACCTCCTCGTTCCTTCGCAATACGCTGGTCCATCTTTTGC AGACTTAGATGAATCCATGAGGGATGCATTTCACAGTTACATAGAGGAGAGAGGAATAAACGATCTCTTCAAGTTTCTACAAGCATGGCTCTATGTTAAAGAACATCGAAATCTATTGCGTTGGTTCAAAACCATGGGCTTGTTCATTGATGGCAAGAAGCCTCCTACGCCTTCCTCCTAA
- the LOC107467413 gene encoding uncharacterized protein LOC107467413 isoform X1, translating to MDKGKASKELETSLQNLDLNPQSNVKNKISIATNHHQFQGLLPKKMKPPSLVSLCIGVIGKHLEDIITDLPEIAIGLPAEIKTAVAAIARRRKLLNDDVLIALADTSWEYLDVSGSDVSDVGLIKAAEVCRSIKALDISRCTKITATGISELVKHCRLLETLRCGGCPRSDHTARRCLSIFKPRLDYVEEDSWEELDTKEISSGAQSLRWLVWPNIDNNSLDEISTECPRIIVNLKSSPFGFMGTQVPWEALRNTVLDDVAVKDIDPKTWRGRGFAVKPASPSPSTSPELSVAEKFRLAFEERDNRLAPKRAKNARQHQRRAVRELMLMSTRAKAMVLASQASKSLHSRSS from the exons ATGGATAAAGGTAAAGCTTCCAAGGAATTAGAAACCTCTCTGCAAAACCTCGATTTGAATCCCCAATCCAACGTCAAGAACAAAATTTCCATTGCAACTAACCACCATCAATTTCAAG GACTACTGCCTAAGAAGATGAAGCCTCCAAGTTTGGTTAGCCTATGCATTGGAGTTATTGGAAAACATTTGGAGGATATTATTACGGATTTGCCGGAGATTGCTATCGGTTTGCCAGCTGAGATAaag ACGGCAGTGGCAGCTATTGCGAGACGGAGAAAGTTGTTGAATGATGATGTCCTGATTGCATTAGCTGATACTTCTTGGGAATACCTTGATGTCTCTGGATCAGATGTTTCCGACGTCGGCTTGATTAAAGCAGCCGAAGTATGCAGATCAATTAAAGCTCTGGATATAAG CCGATGTACCAAAATCACTGCTACTGGTATATCCGAACTTGTGAAGCACTGCCGTTTATTAGAGACATTGAGATGCGG AGGGTGTCCGAGGAGCGATCATACAGCTCGGAGGTGCTTGAGTATATTTAAACCGAGGCTGGACTATGTCGAGGAGGATTCCTGGGAGGAGCTCGATACGAAAGAAATTTCAAGTGGCGCGCAATCACTCCGGTGGCTAGTATGG CCAAACATCGACAATAATTCGTTAGACGAGATATCTACCGAGTGTCCGCGGATCATAGTGAACCTGAAGTCATCTCCGTTCGGGTTTATGGGAACTCAGGTTCCTTGGGAAGCGTTACGAAATACTGTATTGGATGATGTGGCTGTGAAGGATATTGATCCCAAGACATGGAGAGGGCGTGGTTTTGCAGTGAAGCCCGCTTCGCCCTCTCCTTCAACCTCCCCTGAATTATCAGTGGCCGAGAAATTCCGGCTCGCCTTTGAGGAAAGGGACAACCGGTTAGCTCCAAAGCGAGCGAAAAATGCACGGCAACACCAGCGTCGCGCAGTGCGAGAGTTGATGTTGATGagcacaagggctaaggcaaTGGTCTTGGCTTCACAAGCAAGCAAGTCTCTTCACAGCAGAAGCTCATAA